A section of the Neorhizobium galegae bv. orientalis str. HAMBI 540 genome encodes:
- a CDS encoding dipeptidase: MLNDLLPVFDGHNDVLLRLRRAGGEDPVKRFLEGEEAGHIDLPRARAGGLAGGLCAIYVPLPSMTKDANGDFPTPAQPDALNETLAMARLLFDIEARSQGAVTVCRNAADIRRSIESGSFAAVLHIEGAEAVAANLDALHVLHQAGLRTLGPVWSRPNVFAYGVPFRYPSSPDIGAGLSDAGRDLIRACNELKIMVDLSHMNETGFWEIAKISKAPLVASHSNVHALCQHSRNLTDRQLDAIRDTGGLAGINFGVLFLRDDGIKDPNTSLDLIVRHVAYIAERIGIEHVALGSDFDGTTIPAEMKDAAGLPRLVEALRRHGFNDAELKKIAHENWVSVLQRSWAA, encoded by the coding sequence ATGCTCAACGATTTGCTCCCGGTCTTCGATGGCCATAACGATGTTCTGCTGCGCCTCAGGCGCGCCGGTGGTGAAGATCCGGTGAAGCGGTTTCTCGAAGGTGAAGAGGCGGGGCATATCGACCTGCCACGCGCGAGGGCCGGTGGTCTCGCAGGCGGTCTTTGCGCTATTTATGTCCCGTTGCCAAGCATGACCAAGGATGCCAATGGCGATTTCCCGACGCCGGCTCAGCCGGATGCCTTGAATGAAACGCTCGCAATGGCGCGGCTGCTGTTCGATATCGAAGCACGTTCGCAAGGCGCAGTGACAGTCTGTCGCAACGCCGCCGATATCCGCCGCTCGATCGAATCCGGTAGTTTCGCAGCCGTCCTTCATATCGAGGGAGCCGAAGCTGTCGCAGCCAATCTCGATGCGCTGCATGTTCTCCACCAGGCCGGCCTTCGTACGCTCGGCCCGGTATGGAGCCGCCCGAACGTATTCGCTTACGGCGTTCCCTTCCGCTACCCGTCTTCGCCGGATATCGGCGCGGGCCTCAGCGATGCGGGCCGCGACCTCATCCGGGCTTGCAACGAGCTGAAGATCATGGTCGACCTGTCGCACATGAACGAAACCGGTTTCTGGGAGATCGCGAAAATCTCCAAGGCGCCGCTCGTTGCTTCCCATTCGAACGTGCACGCGCTCTGCCAGCACAGCCGCAACCTGACCGACCGCCAGCTCGACGCCATCAGGGACACGGGCGGCCTGGCCGGCATTAATTTCGGCGTCCTCTTCCTGCGCGATGACGGTATCAAGGACCCGAATACCAGCCTGGACCTCATCGTCCGCCACGTCGCCTATATCGCCGAACGCATCGGCATCGAGCATGTGGCGCTCGGCTCGGACTTCGACGGTACGACTATTCCGGCCGAGATGAAGGATGCGGCTGGCCTGCCGCGTCTCGTCGAAGCACTTCGCCGCCACGGTTTCAATGATGCGGAGCTAAAAAAGATCGCCCATGAGAACTGGGTCTCCGTATTGCAACGCAGCTGGGCGGCCTGA
- a CDS encoding ABC transporter substrate-binding protein: protein MVSRRNFLIGGAALPFLSYLELADTAFAATPKDILVVAQQLDNMTSLDPHEGFEAVGGEMISNMYQKLVRANNDNPDQVVPVVAASWEADAESKVFTFKLSDQKFSSGADVTAEDVAFSLQRAIKMNKSPAFIINQFGFTADNVEARIVAKDAKTVTLTTEKPTSISFLLFCLSANIGAIVEKKVVMANAVNNDLGNAWLQKNSAGSGPFMLQAWKASESISLQLNPHGPYKGNLKRVIVRHVVDPSSQLLMLQKGDVDIARDLTSEQLKAAQNDKDITLIRKQIASLVLISLNQSNPNLAKPQVWKAVKWALDYEGIQKNIIPLSHVVHQSMEPLGFPGTVKDLPYKRDVEKAKALMAEAGLKDGFEITLDHYAAQPYPDLAQAIQANLGEIGIRVKLQSAENRQVLTKMRGRQHEMALSAWGTDYFDPNSNAEVFCINKDNSENAKNKPFAWRSSFKDDALAAKAEAARDEKDPAKRIALYEALQRDFMENSPFAVMFQTTRTAACRVGVEGFRLGVLSEGNNYLETKKA from the coding sequence ATGGTATCCAGACGTAACTTTCTGATCGGCGGCGCTGCCCTGCCCTTCCTGTCCTATCTCGAACTGGCAGACACCGCATTCGCGGCCACGCCGAAGGATATCCTGGTCGTTGCCCAGCAACTCGACAACATGACCAGCCTCGACCCGCATGAGGGTTTTGAGGCCGTCGGTGGCGAAATGATCAGCAACATGTACCAGAAGCTGGTGCGCGCCAATAACGACAATCCGGATCAAGTCGTCCCCGTTGTCGCCGCTTCGTGGGAAGCAGATGCCGAGAGCAAGGTCTTCACCTTCAAGCTCTCCGACCAGAAGTTTTCGTCCGGCGCGGATGTTACGGCCGAGGACGTTGCGTTCTCGCTGCAGCGCGCCATCAAGATGAACAAGAGCCCGGCTTTCATCATCAACCAATTCGGCTTCACGGCCGATAACGTCGAGGCCCGTATCGTCGCCAAGGACGCCAAGACCGTCACGCTGACGACCGAAAAGCCGACCTCGATCTCCTTCCTGCTGTTCTGCCTCTCGGCGAATATCGGCGCGATCGTCGAGAAGAAGGTCGTCATGGCGAACGCCGTCAACAACGACCTCGGCAATGCCTGGCTGCAGAAGAACAGCGCCGGTTCCGGCCCATTCATGCTGCAGGCCTGGAAGGCGTCAGAAAGCATCTCCCTGCAGCTTAACCCGCATGGCCCTTACAAGGGCAACCTGAAACGCGTCATCGTCCGGCATGTGGTCGATCCGTCTTCCCAGCTTCTCATGCTGCAGAAGGGCGATGTCGATATCGCCCGCGACCTGACGTCCGAACAGTTGAAGGCAGCGCAGAACGACAAGGACATCACCCTCATCCGGAAGCAGATCGCTTCGCTGGTGCTGATCTCGCTTAACCAGTCCAACCCGAACCTCGCGAAGCCGCAGGTCTGGAAGGCCGTGAAATGGGCGCTCGATTACGAAGGTATCCAGAAGAACATCATTCCGCTCAGCCACGTCGTGCACCAGAGCATGGAGCCTTTGGGCTTCCCCGGTACGGTGAAGGATCTGCCCTATAAGCGGGATGTCGAAAAGGCCAAGGCGCTGATGGCGGAAGCCGGCCTGAAGGACGGTTTTGAAATCACCCTCGATCATTATGCCGCCCAACCCTACCCGGATCTCGCCCAGGCGATCCAGGCAAACCTCGGCGAAATCGGCATCCGGGTGAAGCTGCAATCGGCAGAGAACCGTCAGGTCCTGACCAAGATGCGCGGCCGCCAGCATGAGATGGCGCTGTCCGCCTGGGGCACGGACTATTTCGACCCGAATTCGAACGCCGAAGTCTTCTGCATCAACAAGGACAATTCGGAAAACGCCAAGAACAAGCCTTTCGCATGGCGCTCCTCGTTCAAGGACGACGCTCTCGCCGCCAAGGCGGAAGCCGCCCGCGACGAGAAGGACCCGGCCAAGCGCATCGCGCTTTACGAGGCCCTGCAGCGCGACTTCATGGAAAACAGCCCGTTCGCCGTCATGTTCCAGACCACCAGGACCGCGGCTTGCCGGGTTGGCGTGGAAGGGTTCCGTCTGGGCGTCTTGTCCGAAGGCAATAACTACCTGGAGACCAAAAAGGCTTGA
- a CDS encoding ABC transporter permease, whose translation MKNRLKSFSAMLSSVILTLFGLTVLTFLIGRVMPVDPVIAAVGDNAPEDVIQRVRAEMGLDQPIPVQFLHYLSQLLHGDFGMSVLTKNPVATDIARFFPATFELATAALLLATLVGIPLGVWAAVRQGSFTDQAIRVLCLAGHSVPVFMLSMISLLIFYSALGIAPGPGRQDIIYDGMIPTVTGLMSVDTLLAGDLDAFRDALAHMAQPVIILAYFSMAYIARMTRAFMIDALKGEYVITARAKGLSGLKVVWSHAFPTVAVQLITVLALTYAGLLEGAVVTETVFSWPGIGQYLTTSLMNADMNPVIGSTLLVGLIYVGLNLLADILYRLLDPRVQ comes from the coding sequence TTGAAGAACCGGCTTAAGTCCTTTTCCGCAATGCTGAGCAGCGTCATCCTGACGCTGTTCGGCCTCACGGTCCTCACCTTCCTCATCGGCCGCGTCATGCCGGTCGATCCGGTTATCGCCGCCGTCGGCGACAATGCGCCTGAGGATGTCATCCAGCGTGTACGAGCCGAAATGGGGCTCGATCAGCCCATTCCGGTGCAGTTCCTGCATTATCTGAGCCAGCTTCTGCACGGCGATTTCGGCATGTCGGTTCTCACCAAGAACCCGGTGGCGACCGATATCGCGCGCTTCTTCCCGGCCACGTTCGAACTGGCCACCGCAGCCCTGCTGCTGGCCACCCTTGTCGGCATTCCGCTCGGTGTCTGGGCCGCCGTCCGCCAAGGTTCGTTCACCGACCAGGCGATCCGCGTGCTCTGCCTCGCCGGCCATTCCGTGCCGGTCTTCATGTTGTCGATGATCTCGCTCCTGATCTTCTATTCGGCGCTCGGCATCGCGCCTGGGCCGGGCCGTCAGGACATCATCTATGACGGCATGATCCCGACGGTCACCGGCCTCATGTCGGTCGATACGCTGCTTGCGGGCGATCTCGACGCCTTCCGGGATGCGCTGGCGCATATGGCCCAGCCGGTTATCATCCTCGCCTATTTTTCCATGGCCTATATCGCCCGCATGACACGCGCCTTCATGATCGATGCACTGAAGGGCGAATATGTCATCACTGCCCGCGCCAAGGGGCTTTCCGGCCTCAAGGTCGTCTGGAGCCATGCCTTCCCGACCGTCGCCGTACAGCTCATCACGGTTCTGGCGCTGACCTATGCCGGTCTGCTCGAAGGCGCGGTCGTCACCGAGACCGTCTTCTCCTGGCCGGGCATCGGCCAGTATCTGACGACCTCGCTGATGAACGCCGACATGAACCCGGTCATCGGTTCGACGCTTCTCGTCGGCCTGATCTATGTCGGGCTCAACCTACTCGCGGACATTCTGTACCGTCTGCTCGATCCGAGGGTGCAATAA
- a CDS encoding ABC transporter permease, which produces MMTSAFRNWALSETPSSRRQAAWGNRYRAWLNFKGNPLGMIGLTIIAIFVLMAILAPLLATHNPATQELGNRLAAPSAAHWLGTDELGRDVYTRILYGARVTLGMVIAVVVLVAPIGLAIGCIAGYFGGIVDTILMRITDIFLAFPRLVLALAFVAALKPGVESAVLAIALTAWPPYARMARAETLTVRGSDFIAAYRLTGASSWRIIFRHIAPLCTPSLIVRVTLDMSSIIITAASLGFLGMGAQPPSPEWGAMIATAKRFIFEQWWVPMIPAIAILLVSLAFNFLGDALRDVLDPKGN; this is translated from the coding sequence ATAATGACTTCCGCTTTCCGTAACTGGGCGCTCAGCGAAACGCCCTCCTCGCGCCGTCAGGCCGCATGGGGCAACCGTTACCGCGCCTGGCTGAACTTCAAGGGCAACCCGCTCGGCATGATCGGGCTGACGATCATCGCGATCTTCGTGCTGATGGCGATCCTCGCGCCGCTGCTCGCCACCCACAATCCTGCAACGCAAGAACTGGGCAACCGGCTGGCAGCACCAAGCGCCGCGCATTGGCTGGGCACCGACGAGCTGGGCCGCGATGTCTATACCCGCATCCTCTACGGCGCCCGCGTCACGCTCGGTATGGTCATCGCCGTTGTCGTCCTCGTCGCACCGATAGGGCTCGCCATTGGCTGCATCGCCGGCTATTTCGGCGGTATCGTCGATACGATCCTGATGCGCATCACCGATATCTTTCTGGCCTTCCCCCGCCTCGTTCTGGCACTCGCCTTCGTCGCGGCGCTGAAGCCGGGCGTCGAAAGCGCGGTTCTCGCCATCGCGCTCACCGCATGGCCGCCTTATGCCCGCATGGCGCGCGCCGAAACGCTGACCGTGCGAGGCAGCGATTTCATCGCCGCATATCGGCTGACAGGCGCTTCGTCCTGGCGGATCATCTTCCGCCATATCGCGCCGCTCTGCACGCCGAGCCTGATCGTCCGCGTCACGCTCGACATGAGCTCGATCATCATTACCGCCGCCTCGCTCGGCTTTCTCGGCATGGGCGCGCAGCCGCCATCGCCGGAATGGGGTGCGATGATCGCTACCGCCAAGCGCTTCATCTTCGAACAATGGTGGGTGCCGATGATCCCGGCCATCGCTATCCTGCTCGTCTCGCTTGCCTTCAACTTCCTCGGCGACGCACTGCGCGACGTCCTCGATCCGAAGGGGAACTGA
- a CDS encoding ABC transporter ATP-binding protein codes for MLVEIQNLHIGFQSRTGFATAVKGVSLKLGTEKLGIVGESGSGKSLTARALMKLLPKQTRIEADRLAFDGIDIMSASEREMRQIRGKRAGFILQDPKYSLNPVKTIGSQVAEAWRTHKGGSKRQALEAAITLLEQVKIRDPKKVAGSYPHEVSGGMGQRVMIAMMLAPDPELLIADEPTSALDATVQAEILRLIEELVSERGMGLLLISHDLPLVSHFCDRVAVMYAGRVMEELKASELLSAQHPYTRGLLNCMPSLIHPKERLPVLTRDPEWLK; via the coding sequence ATGCTGGTCGAAATCCAAAATCTCCATATCGGCTTCCAGAGCCGCACCGGCTTCGCGACCGCCGTCAAGGGCGTGTCGCTGAAGCTCGGTACCGAAAAGCTTGGCATCGTCGGCGAAAGCGGCTCAGGCAAGAGCCTCACCGCCCGCGCGCTGATGAAACTTCTGCCCAAGCAGACGCGCATCGAAGCCGACAGATTGGCCTTCGACGGCATCGACATCATGTCCGCCAGCGAAAGAGAGATGCGCCAGATCCGCGGTAAGCGGGCGGGCTTCATCCTGCAGGACCCGAAATATTCGCTGAACCCGGTGAAGACCATCGGCAGCCAGGTGGCGGAAGCCTGGCGCACCCACAAGGGCGGCAGCAAGCGACAGGCTTTGGAAGCAGCGATTACGCTTCTCGAACAGGTGAAGATCCGAGATCCGAAAAAGGTCGCAGGCTCCTATCCGCACGAAGTTTCCGGCGGCATGGGACAGCGCGTCATGATCGCCATGATGCTGGCGCCGGACCCGGAATTGCTGATCGCGGACGAACCCACCAGTGCGCTCGATGCGACCGTTCAGGCCGAGATCCTGCGGCTGATCGAGGAACTGGTGTCGGAGCGCGGCATGGGCCTGCTGCTCATCAGCCACGATCTGCCGCTCGTCTCGCATTTCTGCGATCGCGTCGCCGTCATGTATGCCGGGCGCGTGATGGAAGAGCTGAAGGCGTCCGAGCTCCTTTCCGCACAGCATCCCTATACGCGCGGGCTGTTGAACTGCATGCCTTCGCTGATCCATCCCAAGGAGCGCCTGCCCGTGCTGACCCGTGATCCGGAGTGGCTGAAATGA
- a CDS encoding ABC transporter ATP-binding protein has protein sequence MTIETDNLRISFGDKEVVKGVSFKVAHGASFGIVGESGSGKSTVLRAMAGLNNDWSGRIAFSGEDAPLKRPPAFFRKVQMVFQDPYGSLHPRQTIDRILSELPLVHGMNDIDARIARVLSAVALPQSARFRFPHQLSGGQRQRVAIARALIAEPQVLLLDEPTSALDVSVQAEILNLLADLRVEQNLTYVMVSHNLSVISHLCSRVGVMIDGHMVEQVTVEDLRLGNVQHPHTRELRNLSVELEEPV, from the coding sequence ATGACCATCGAGACCGACAATCTGCGCATCAGCTTCGGTGACAAGGAAGTCGTCAAGGGCGTCTCTTTCAAGGTGGCCCATGGCGCGAGCTTCGGCATCGTCGGCGAAAGCGGCTCGGGCAAATCCACCGTACTGCGCGCCATGGCCGGCCTCAACAACGACTGGTCCGGCCGCATCGCCTTTTCCGGTGAGGACGCGCCGCTGAAGCGCCCGCCGGCCTTCTTCCGCAAGGTTCAGATGGTGTTCCAGGACCCCTACGGTTCGCTGCATCCGCGCCAGACCATCGACCGTATCCTGTCGGAACTTCCGCTCGTGCATGGCATGAACGATATCGACGCCCGCATCGCCAGGGTGCTGTCGGCGGTGGCGCTGCCGCAATCGGCGCGCTTCCGCTTTCCGCATCAGCTCTCCGGCGGGCAGCGCCAGCGCGTGGCGATCGCCCGCGCCTTGATCGCCGAGCCGCAGGTGCTGCTGCTGGACGAGCCGACCAGCGCGCTCGACGTTTCCGTGCAGGCGGAGATCCTCAATCTTCTGGCCGATCTCAGGGTCGAGCAGAACCTTACCTATGTGATGGTCAGCCACAATCTCAGCGTCATATCGCATCTCTGCTCGCGTGTCGGCGTGATGATCGACGGCCACATGGTGGAGCAGGTGACGGTCGAAGATCTGCGGCTCGGAAATGTGCAGCACCCGCACACGCGCGAACTGCGCAACCTGAGCGTCGAACTCGAAGAACCGGTCTGA